The following coding sequences lie in one Sorghum bicolor cultivar BTx623 chromosome 6, Sorghum_bicolor_NCBIv3, whole genome shotgun sequence genomic window:
- the LOC8072310 gene encoding galacturonokinase, with protein MVAPGGGAGGGPSRWPAAEELDIVRKKVVDISGRDEQEVRVAACPYRICPLGAHIDHQGGVVTAMTINYGVLLGFVPSNGSEVLLQSGQFEGVIRFRVDDLQKPIDKPENINWESYARGAVYALQNSGYDLRKGIIGYISGVKGLDSSGLSSSAAVGIAYLLALEHVNDLVISPVDNIQLDKYIENKYLGLKNGILDPSAILLSRYGYLTFMDCKTASPSYVCFSELSKSQQPQGQLPFKILLAFSGLQHNLPKKSGYNMRVFECKEAARALLHASGCEDTPNILCNVDPVVYEAQKCVLEENLSRRAEHYFSEMKRVTKGRDAWGRGNLQELGQLISASGRSSILNYECGSKEMIQLYEILLKAPGVLGARFSGAGFRGCCLAIVESERAEDAAAYVRAEYEKAQPELVSRIPADRRVLVCEPGDSARVILPDPHLRS; from the exons ATGGTGGCGccgggaggaggagcaggaggaggtcCGTCGCGGTggccggcggcggaggag CTTGACATTGTACGGAAGAAGGTGGTGGACATTAGTGGAAGGGATGAACAAGAGGTTAGGGTTGCTGCTTGCCCCTACAGAATTTGCCCTTTGGGGGCTCACATTGATCATCAG GGTGGAGTTGTCACAGCTATGACCATAAATTATGGAGTACTCCTTGGTTTTGTTCCCTCTAATGGTTCTGAG GTGTTACTTCAATCTGGTCAATTTGAAGGTGTTATAAGATTCAG AGTTGATGACTTGCAAAAGCCTATTGATAAACCTGAGAACATAAACTGGGAAAGTTATGCAAGAGGCGCTGTTTATGCACTGCAGAATAGTGGATATGATCTAAGGAAG GGTATCATAGGATATATTTCTGGTGTGAAAGGTCTTGATAGTTCAGGGCTCAGTTCTTCTGCGGCG GTTGGCATCGCCTACTTGCTGGCTTTAGAACATGTAAATGATCTGGTtatatcaccagtggacaacATTCAGTTAGACAA GTACATTGAAAATAAATACTTGGGTCTCAAAAATGGCATTCTAGATCCATCTGCCATTTTGCTTTCACGGTATGGCTATCTCACCTTCATGGACTGCAAG ACTGCTTCACCTTCCTACGTCTGCTTCTCGGAGCTGAGTAAAAGCCAACAGCCTCAGGGACAGCTACCATTCAAGATTTTATTGGCATTTTCAGGACTGCAACATAATCTGCCAAAGAAGAGTGGGTATAATATGCGGGTTTTTGAGTGCAAAGAGGCTGCCCGTGCTCTTTTGCA TGCTTCAGGCTGCGAAGATACACCAAATATACTTTGCAATG TTGATCCAGTTGTATATGAGGCCCAGAAG TGTGTATTAGAAGAAAATCTTTCCAGGAGAGCTGAGCACTACTTTTCTGAAATGAAGCGGGTTACTAAGG GCAGGGATGCATGGGGTCGTGGGAACCTACAAGAACTTGGACAGCTGATCTCTGCATCTGGTCGCAGCTCCATACTCAACTACGAATGTG GGAGCAAAGAGATGATCCAGCTGTACGAGATCCTGCTCAAGGCCCCCGGCGTCCTCGGCGCCCGGTTCAGCGGCGCCGGCTTCAGGGGCTGCTGCCTGGCGATCGTGGAGAGCGAGCGCGCGGAGGATGCGGCCGCGTACGTCCGTGCCGAGTACGAGAAGGCCCAGCCCGAGCTGGTCTCCAGGATCCCCGCGGATCGCCGCGTGCTGGTCTGCGAGCCCGGGGACTCCGCGCGCGTCATATTGCCCGATCCTCACCTGCGCTCCTGA